In Sander lucioperca isolate FBNREF2018 chromosome 12, SLUC_FBN_1.2, whole genome shotgun sequence, one DNA window encodes the following:
- the LOC116040879 gene encoding thymocyte selection-associated high mobility group box protein TOX-like isoform X3 encodes MDVRFYPAPPANVGSCSLPTDPSCLSSLDYYHSNKFDGDNMYMNDNNQEFRSPNQNYSGQGRGSSGGGGGAGDEDYEIPPITPPNHADPSLLHLMEHESGYPFHSLPHNGLLNTYSYPELPALMMSNMLGQDTHLLTGPMHSISSEKRASAEMMKPKPKPQKKKKKKDPNEPQKPVSAYALFFRDTQAAIKGQNPNATFGDVSKIVASMWDSLGEEQKQGYKRKTEAAKKEYLKALAAYRASLVSKTYNDPEPKSAQQTSQPSHMLPPKQPLYSVPPQPSSPYLGPPGSFPLSDLQSYAGPPRHTLAQTLSQSQMLPPSMSASPPSPFQISPPLHPHAQLSLHQSSLLNQPIRMQQSQPIISHQMGLQAPLHSPPLSQQGFSHIQADYQNSVGGSQSPGAPNPVHSQNPDWDSEYCNRDCGPNHCSSGMGARDKPLYLT; translated from the exons TTTGATGGTGACAACATGTACATGAATGACAATAACCAAGAGTTTCGGTCACCAAACCAG AACTACTCCGGTCAGGGCAGAGGCAGCAgtggcggaggaggaggagcaggggaTGAAGACTACGAGATCCCCCCCATCACACCCCCCAACCATGCTGACCCCTCTCTGCTGCACCTCATGGAACACGAGTCAGGTTACCCCTTCCACTCCCTGCCTCACAACGGCCTGCTCAACACCTACTCCTACCCTGAGCTGCCTGCCCTCATGATGTCCAACATGCTGGGCCAGGACACCCACCTCCTCACGGGGCCTATGCACTCG ATAAGCAGTGAGAAGCGGGCCTCGGCAGAAATGATGAAGCCCAAACCCAAACctcaaaagaagaagaagaagaaggaccCCAACGAGCCACAGAAACCTGTGTCGGCCTACGCGCTATTCTTCAGAGACACCCAGGCGGCCATCAAGGGCCAAAACCCCAATGCCACCTTTGGGGATGTCTCCAAGATCGTGGCCTCCATGTGGGACAGCCTAGGAGAGGAACAGaagcag GGGTACAAGAGGAAAACCGAGGCGGCTAAGAAAGAGTACCTGAAAGCCTTGGCCGCGTACCGAGCCAGTCTGGTTTCCAAG ACATACAATGACCCTGAACCAAAAAGTGCCCAGCAGACCAGCCAGCCCTCCCACATGCTGCCCCCGAAGCAGCCGCTGTACAGCGTGCCCCCCCAGCCCTCCTCACCCTACCTAGGCCCACCGGGCTCCTTCCCCCTGTCAGACCTCCAGAGCTACGCAGGGCCACCCCGCCACACCCTGGCCCAGACCCTCAGCCAATCCCAGATGCTGCCACCCAGCATGAGTGCCTCTCCCCCATCTCCCTTCCAGATCAGCCCACCTCTGCACCCCCACGCCCAACTCTCCCTGCATCAGAGCTCCCTGCTCAACCAGCCAATTCGCATGCAGCAGTCACAGCCAATCATCTCACACCAAATGGGGCTCCAGGCGCCTCTGCATTCCCCTCCTCTCAGCCAACAG GGATTCTCCCATATTCAGGCTGATTACCAGAACAGTGTTGGGGGCTCACAGTCTCCAGGGGCCCCTAACCCAGTGCACAGCCAGAACCCTGACTGGGACAGCGAGTACTGCAACAGGGACTGTGGACCCAACCACTGCAG cAGTGGCATGGGAGCTCGGGACAAGCCTCTCTACCTCACTTGA
- the LOC116040879 gene encoding TOX high mobility group box family member 2-like isoform X4, with product MVPPPRTLHLSQFGLAVSQHSGSAVPFSFYCTTLSASLDTSPKWSSLSFQSQNYSGQGRGSSGGGGGAGDEDYEIPPITPPNHADPSLLHLMEHESGYPFHSLPHNGLLNTYSYPELPALMMSNMLGQDTHLLTGPMHSISSEKRASAEMMKPKPKPQKKKKKKDPNEPQKPVSAYALFFRDTQAAIKGQNPNATFGDVSKIVASMWDSLGEEQKQGYKRKTEAAKKEYLKALAAYRASLVSKTYNDPEPKSAQQTSQPSHMLPPKQPLYSVPPQPSSPYLGPPGSFPLSDLQSYAGPPRHTLAQTLSQSQMLPPSMSASPPSPFQISPPLHPHAQLSLHQSSLLNQPIRMQQSQPIISHQMGLQAPLHSPPLSQQGFSHIQADYQNSVGGSQSPGAPNPVHSQNPDWDSEYCNRDCGPNHCSSGMGARDKPLYLT from the exons AtggtcccccccccccgcacACTTCACTTATCCCAGTTCGGTCTTGCTGTCAGTCAGCACAGTGGGTCTGCTGTTCCATTCTCCTTCTATTGTACTACTCTGTCTGCTTCCCTTGATACATCACCCAAATGGAGTTCCTTGTCGTTTCAAAGCCAG AACTACTCCGGTCAGGGCAGAGGCAGCAgtggcggaggaggaggagcaggggaTGAAGACTACGAGATCCCCCCCATCACACCCCCCAACCATGCTGACCCCTCTCTGCTGCACCTCATGGAACACGAGTCAGGTTACCCCTTCCACTCCCTGCCTCACAACGGCCTGCTCAACACCTACTCCTACCCTGAGCTGCCTGCCCTCATGATGTCCAACATGCTGGGCCAGGACACCCACCTCCTCACGGGGCCTATGCACTCG ATAAGCAGTGAGAAGCGGGCCTCGGCAGAAATGATGAAGCCCAAACCCAAACctcaaaagaagaagaagaagaaggaccCCAACGAGCCACAGAAACCTGTGTCGGCCTACGCGCTATTCTTCAGAGACACCCAGGCGGCCATCAAGGGCCAAAACCCCAATGCCACCTTTGGGGATGTCTCCAAGATCGTGGCCTCCATGTGGGACAGCCTAGGAGAGGAACAGaagcag GGGTACAAGAGGAAAACCGAGGCGGCTAAGAAAGAGTACCTGAAAGCCTTGGCCGCGTACCGAGCCAGTCTGGTTTCCAAG ACATACAATGACCCTGAACCAAAAAGTGCCCAGCAGACCAGCCAGCCCTCCCACATGCTGCCCCCGAAGCAGCCGCTGTACAGCGTGCCCCCCCAGCCCTCCTCACCCTACCTAGGCCCACCGGGCTCCTTCCCCCTGTCAGACCTCCAGAGCTACGCAGGGCCACCCCGCCACACCCTGGCCCAGACCCTCAGCCAATCCCAGATGCTGCCACCCAGCATGAGTGCCTCTCCCCCATCTCCCTTCCAGATCAGCCCACCTCTGCACCCCCACGCCCAACTCTCCCTGCATCAGAGCTCCCTGCTCAACCAGCCAATTCGCATGCAGCAGTCACAGCCAATCATCTCACACCAAATGGGGCTCCAGGCGCCTCTGCATTCCCCTCCTCTCAGCCAACAG GGATTCTCCCATATTCAGGCTGATTACCAGAACAGTGTTGGGGGCTCACAGTCTCCAGGGGCCCCTAACCCAGTGCACAGCCAGAACCCTGACTGGGACAGCGAGTACTGCAACAGGGACTGTGGACCCAACCACTGCAG cAGTGGCATGGGAGCTCGGGACAAGCCTCTCTACCTCACTTGA